One Pseudomonas sp. HOU2 genomic window carries:
- a CDS encoding sulfite exporter TauE/SafE family protein: MSVAGLLSEWTWGAGGWAVIGFGVALAYIVFGIAGFGTALVAGPILILFMPLSKIVPLLVLLDFVAAFGNLLPSRRDVAKPELLRLLPCMAVGCTLGVIFLLNLKSDLLLLLMGLFISAYAVYSLWVKTRPTQLSAAWALPMGTVGGLFGALFGSGGFLYAIYLNSRLPKDAARATQSALISCSTVVRLSLFAIAGVYAELPLLILAVCLLPAMALGLWIGRRVTMRLSREAFVRLVTWLVLASGIALIGRYIISMA; this comes from the coding sequence ATGAGTGTGGCGGGTTTGTTGAGTGAGTGGACGTGGGGCGCGGGCGGCTGGGCGGTGATCGGCTTCGGTGTTGCGCTGGCCTATATCGTCTTCGGGATTGCCGGGTTCGGTACGGCGCTGGTCGCGGGGCCGATTCTGATTCTGTTCATGCCGTTGTCGAAAATCGTGCCGCTGCTGGTGCTGCTGGATTTCGTCGCGGCATTCGGCAATCTGCTGCCTTCGCGCCGGGACGTGGCCAAGCCCGAGTTGTTGCGGCTGCTGCCGTGCATGGCGGTGGGGTGCACGTTGGGGGTGATTTTCCTGCTTAATCTCAAATCCGACCTGTTGTTGCTGTTGATGGGGTTGTTCATCAGCGCCTACGCGGTTTATAGCTTGTGGGTGAAAACCCGGCCGACGCAGCTGTCGGCCGCATGGGCGCTGCCGATGGGTACGGTGGGCGGACTGTTTGGGGCGCTGTTTGGCAGTGGTGGCTTCTTGTATGCGATCTATCTCAACAGCCGTTTGCCCAAGGACGCGGCTCGGGCCACGCAAAGTGCACTGATCAGTTGCAGCACGGTGGTGCGCTTGAGTCTGTTCGCCATCGCGGGGGTGTATGCCGAGCTACCCTTGTTGATACTGGCGGTGTGTCTGTTGCCGGCCATGGCGCTGGGGCTGTGGATCGGGCGGCGGGTGACCATGAGATTGTCGCGCGAGGCGTTTGTGCGGCTGGTGACGTGGCTGGTGCTGGCGAGCGGGATTGCGTTGATCGGGCGCTACATTATCAGTATGGCCTGA
- the der gene encoding ribosome biogenesis GTPase Der yields the protein MVPVIALVGRPNVGKSTLFNRLTRTRDAIVGDLSGLTRDRQYGEAKWQGRSYILIDTGGISGDEHGMDEKMAEQSLLAIEEADVVLFLVDAKAGFTAADQMIAEHLRKRNKRSHVVANKVDNIDPEMARAEFAPLGMGHAIPIAGAHGRGITQLLEAALSDFPRDEDEPQEGEEEEIVAEGEEAKRIPGPSEKDGIKIAIIGRPNVGKSTLVNRMLGEDRVIVYDQPGTTRDSIYIPFERNDEKYTLIDTAGVRKRGKIHEEVEKFSVVKTLQAIKDANVVIFVMDAREGVVDHDLNLLGFALEAGRALVIAINKWDGMTPSERDYVKVELQRRLFFVDFADIHFISALHGTGVGNLYASVQNSFKSAVTRWPTSRLTQILEDAVSEHQPPMVNSRRIKLRYAHLGGANPPIIVIHGNQIEKVPKSYVRYLENTYRRVLKLVGTPIRIEFKGGENPYEGNKNTLTDRQVNKKRRLMSHNKKASKKRRDKK from the coding sequence ATGGTTCCCGTAATCGCCCTGGTGGGCCGACCGAATGTCGGCAAATCCACCTTGTTCAACCGCCTGACCAGGACTCGCGACGCCATCGTCGGCGACTTGTCCGGTCTGACCCGTGATCGCCAGTACGGTGAGGCCAAGTGGCAAGGGCGTTCCTACATTCTGATCGACACCGGCGGTATCTCCGGTGACGAACACGGTATGGACGAAAAAATGGCAGAGCAGTCGCTGCTGGCCATTGAAGAAGCGGATGTTGTGCTGTTCCTGGTAGATGCCAAGGCCGGTTTCACCGCCGCCGACCAGATGATCGCCGAACACTTGCGCAAGCGTAACAAGCGTTCCCACGTGGTTGCCAACAAGGTCGACAACATCGACCCGGAAATGGCCCGCGCCGAATTCGCCCCGCTGGGCATGGGCCACGCGATCCCGATCGCCGGTGCCCACGGCCGTGGTATCACTCAACTGCTGGAAGCGGCACTGAGCGATTTCCCGCGTGACGAAGACGAGCCGCAGGAAGGCGAAGAGGAAGAGATCGTCGCCGAAGGCGAGGAAGCCAAACGCATTCCTGGCCCGAGCGAAAAAGACGGGATCAAGATCGCCATCATCGGCCGTCCGAACGTCGGCAAGTCGACCCTGGTCAACCGCATGCTCGGTGAAGACCGGGTAATCGTGTATGACCAGCCCGGCACCACCCGCGACAGTATCTACATCCCGTTCGAGCGTAACGACGAGAAGTACACGCTGATCGACACCGCCGGTGTGCGCAAGCGCGGCAAGATCCACGAAGAAGTCGAAAAATTCTCCGTGGTCAAAACCCTGCAGGCGATCAAAGACGCCAACGTGGTGATTTTCGTGATGGACGCCCGCGAAGGCGTGGTCGATCACGACCTCAACCTGCTGGGCTTCGCCCTTGAAGCAGGTCGTGCGCTGGTGATCGCGATCAACAAGTGGGACGGTATGACCCCGAGCGAGCGCGACTACGTCAAGGTCGAGCTGCAACGTCGGCTGTTCTTCGTCGACTTCGCCGACATTCACTTCATCTCGGCGCTGCACGGTACTGGCGTGGGCAACCTCTACGCCTCGGTGCAGAACTCGTTCAAGTCTGCGGTTACCCGCTGGCCGACCAGCCGCCTGACGCAGATTCTCGAAGACGCGGTCAGCGAGCACCAGCCGCCGATGGTCAACAGCCGCCGGATCAAGCTGCGTTACGCTCACCTGGGTGGTGCGAACCCGCCGATCATCGTGATCCACGGTAACCAGATCGAGAAAGTGCCGAAGTCGTATGTGCGCTATCTGGAGAACACTTACCGCCGTGTGCTGAAGCTGGTCGGTACGCCGATCCGCATCGAGTTCAAAGGTGGCGAGAACCCGTACGAAGGCAACAAGAACACGCTGACCGACCGCCAGGTCAACAAGAAGCGTCGCTTGATGTCGCACAACAAGAAAGCCAGCAAGAAGCGCCGCGACAAGAAGTGA
- the guaB gene encoding IMP dehydrogenase, with translation MLRISQEALTFDDILLVPGYSEVLPNEVSLKTRLTRGIELNIPLVSAAMDTVTEARLAIAMAQEGGIGIIHKNMTIEQQAAEVRKVKKFEAGVVKDPITIEADATVRDLFELTRMHNISGVPVLHDGDLVGIVTSRDVRFETRLEATVREVMTPKERLVTVREGADKNEVRELLHKHRLEKVLIVDDKFALKGMMTVKDIEKAKAYPLASKDDQGRLRVGAAVGTGKDTGDRVAALVNAGVDVVVVDTAHGHSKGVIDRVRWVKEHFPEVQVIGGNIATGAAAKALAEAGADAVKVGIGPGSICTTRIVAGVGVPQISAIANVAAALEGTGVPLIADGGIRFSGDLSKAIVAGASCVMMGSMFAGTEEAPGEIELFQGRSYKAYRGMGSLGAMSQAQGSSDRYFQDSSAGAEKLVPEGIEGRVPYKGTLTAIIHQLMGGLRSSMGYTGSANIEEMRTKPEFVRITGAGMAESHVHDVQITKEAPNYRVG, from the coding sequence ATGCTGCGTATCAGCCAAGAAGCTCTGACATTCGACGACATTCTCCTAGTGCCCGGTTATTCCGAGGTACTTCCTAACGAAGTCAGTCTCAAGACCCGCCTTACCCGTGGCATCGAGCTGAACATTCCTCTGGTTTCTGCCGCCATGGACACCGTCACTGAAGCCCGTCTGGCAATCGCCATGGCTCAGGAAGGTGGCATCGGCATTATCCACAAGAACATGACCATCGAGCAGCAAGCTGCCGAAGTGCGCAAGGTCAAGAAGTTCGAAGCCGGCGTCGTCAAGGATCCGATCACCATCGAGGCTGACGCCACGGTGCGTGACCTGTTCGAACTGACCCGCATGCACAACATTTCCGGCGTTCCGGTGCTGCACGATGGCGACCTGGTCGGCATCGTTACCTCCCGTGACGTACGCTTCGAAACCCGTCTGGAAGCCACCGTACGTGAAGTGATGACGCCTAAAGAGCGTCTGGTCACCGTGCGTGAAGGCGCCGACAAGAACGAAGTCCGCGAGCTGCTGCACAAGCACCGCCTGGAAAAAGTCCTGATCGTCGACGACAAATTTGCCCTCAAAGGCATGATGACCGTTAAAGACATCGAAAAAGCCAAAGCCTACCCGCTGGCCAGCAAGGACGATCAAGGTCGTCTGCGCGTTGGCGCTGCCGTCGGTACCGGGAAAGACACCGGTGACCGCGTTGCCGCGCTGGTCAACGCCGGTGTGGACGTGGTGGTGGTCGACACCGCGCACGGTCACTCCAAGGGCGTGATCGACCGCGTTCGCTGGGTCAAAGAGCATTTCCCTGAAGTGCAGGTGATCGGCGGCAACATCGCCACCGGCGCCGCTGCCAAGGCCCTGGCCGAAGCCGGCGCTGACGCGGTCAAGGTCGGTATCGGCCCTGGCTCGATCTGCACCACCCGTATCGTCGCCGGTGTCGGCGTGCCGCAAATCAGTGCCATCGCCAACGTCGCCGCTGCCCTTGAAGGCACTGGCGTGCCGTTGATCGCCGACGGCGGCATCCGTTTCTCCGGTGACCTGTCCAAGGCCATCGTCGCTGGTGCCTCTTGCGTGATGATGGGTTCGATGTTCGCCGGTACTGAAGAAGCGCCGGGCGAGATCGAACTGTTCCAGGGCCGTTCGTACAAGGCGTATCGCGGCATGGGTTCGCTGGGCGCCATGTCCCAGGCGCAAGGCTCGTCCGACCGTTACTTCCAGGACTCCTCGGCAGGCGCCGAGAAACTGGTTCCGGAAGGTATCGAAGGTCGCGTGCCGTACAAAGGCACCCTGACCGCGATCATCCACCAGTTGATGGGCGGTCTGCGTTCCTCGATGGGTTACACCGGCAGCGCCAACATCGAAGAAATGCGCACCAAGCCCGAGTTCGTGCGGATCACCGGTGCCGGTATGGCCGAATCCCACGTTCACGACGTGCAGATCACCAAAGAAGCGCCAAACTACCGCGTAGGTTGA
- a CDS encoding peptidoglycan DD-metalloendopeptidase family protein, with translation MPRFIAPLLLLCLTTFNAHADSYITRLLNKPVPGGVAVVDLGSAAQAPKATYQGKPVLVVKEQNNWLAIVGVPLTVKPGSQQISSGGRNLPFTVGNKKYPEQHITLKNTQQVNPNPANLKRIEGELAEQIKAYRSFSPNTPSNLLLDKPVNGPLSSKFGVRRFFNGEERNPHAGLDFAVPAGTPIKTPAAGKVILTGNYFFNGNTVFVDHGQGFISMFCHMSKIDVKVGDQLARGAVVGKVGSTGRATGPHMHWNISLNDARVDPAIFIGAFQP, from the coding sequence ATGCCGCGTTTTATCGCTCCGTTATTGTTGCTGTGCCTGACCACCTTCAACGCCCACGCCGACAGCTACATCACCCGTCTGCTGAACAAACCGGTGCCGGGCGGCGTGGCAGTGGTCGATCTGGGCAGCGCCGCGCAGGCACCAAAAGCCACCTATCAGGGCAAACCGGTGCTGGTGGTGAAAGAACAGAACAACTGGCTGGCGATTGTCGGCGTGCCGCTGACGGTCAAACCCGGCAGTCAGCAGATCAGCAGCGGCGGGCGCAATCTGCCGTTCACGGTCGGCAACAAGAAATACCCGGAGCAGCACATCACCCTGAAGAACACCCAACAGGTCAATCCGAACCCGGCCAACCTCAAGCGCATCGAGGGCGAGCTGGCCGAGCAGATCAAGGCTTACCGCAGCTTCAGCCCGAACACCCCGAGCAACCTGCTGCTGGACAAACCGGTCAACGGGCCGCTGTCGAGCAAGTTCGGTGTGCGCCGCTTCTTCAATGGTGAAGAGCGCAACCCCCATGCTGGCCTCGACTTTGCGGTGCCGGCCGGCACGCCGATCAAGACTCCGGCGGCGGGCAAAGTGATTCTGACCGGCAACTACTTCTTCAACGGCAACACGGTGTTTGTCGATCACGGCCAGGGCTTTATCAGCATGTTCTGCCACATGTCGAAAATCGACGTGAAGGTCGGCGATCAACTGGCCCGTGGCGCGGTGGTTGGCAAAGTCGGCTCGACCGGCCGGGCGACCGGGCCGCACATGCACTGGAACATCAGCTTGAACGATGCGCGGGTGGATCCGGCGATTTTCATTGGGGCGTTCCAGCCCTGA
- the xseA gene encoding exodeoxyribonuclease VII large subunit, producing the protein MIKDPFARLGLDREVLTVSQLNGRARVLLEDVFSNIWVEGEISNLARPASGHVYFTLKDSGAQVRCALFRNNAARVRQALKDGLAVKVRGKVSLFEGRGDYQLILDTVEPAGDGALRLAFDALKEKLSAEGLFSAERKVPLPAHPQRIGIISSPTGAVIRDIISVFRRRAPQVQLTLIPTAVQGREATAQIVRALKMADARGFDALILARGGGSLEDLWCFNEEAVARAVDACVTPIVSAVGHETDVSISDFVADVRAPTPSAAAELLAPDSSHLIRQVESLHRRLVMRMRDRLMRDRLRLEGMARRLRHPGERLRQQAQRLDDLDMRMRRAFERQLNTRRERLIRLETRLAGQHPGRQLAMLRQRLDSLAERLPRAMREGLKSRRLQLHSQMQTLHVVSPLATLGRGYSILLDERGHAIRNAAQTHTGQRLKAKLGEGELQVRVEDNHLTPVTLSLLD; encoded by the coding sequence ATGATTAAAGATCCCTTTGCAAGACTTGGCCTGGACCGTGAAGTCCTGACCGTCAGCCAGCTCAACGGCCGCGCGCGGGTGTTGCTCGAAGACGTGTTCAGCAACATCTGGGTCGAAGGCGAAATCTCCAACCTCGCCCGCCCGGCGTCCGGCCATGTGTATTTCACCCTCAAGGACAGCGGTGCGCAGGTGCGTTGCGCGCTGTTCCGCAATAATGCGGCGCGGGTGCGTCAGGCGTTGAAGGACGGCCTGGCCGTGAAAGTGCGCGGCAAGGTCTCGCTGTTCGAAGGGCGCGGCGACTATCAGCTGATTCTCGATACCGTGGAGCCGGCCGGTGACGGCGCGCTGCGCCTGGCCTTCGACGCACTGAAGGAAAAGCTCAGCGCCGAAGGTCTGTTCAGTGCGGAACGCAAAGTGCCCCTGCCGGCGCATCCGCAACGCATCGGCATCATCAGTTCGCCGACCGGCGCGGTGATTCGCGACATCATCAGCGTGTTCCGCCGCCGGGCGCCGCAGGTGCAACTGACGCTGATCCCGACTGCCGTGCAGGGTCGCGAGGCCACTGCACAAATCGTCCGCGCGCTGAAAATGGCCGACGCCCGTGGTTTCGACGCGCTGATCCTCGCCCGTGGCGGTGGTTCGCTGGAAGACCTCTGGTGCTTCAACGAAGAAGCCGTGGCCCGCGCGGTCGATGCCTGCGTGACGCCGATTGTCAGCGCCGTCGGGCATGAAACCGACGTGTCGATCAGTGACTTCGTGGCTGACGTGCGCGCCCCAACGCCCTCCGCCGCCGCCGAACTGCTGGCCCCGGATTCGAGCCACCTGATCCGTCAGGTCGAAAGCCTGCACCGACGTCTGGTGATGCGCATGCGCGACCGTCTGATGCGCGATCGTCTGCGCCTGGAAGGCATGGCCCGGCGTCTGCGTCACCCCGGCGAACGCCTGCGTCAGCAAGCGCAACGCCTGGATGACCTGGACATGCGCATGCGCCGGGCTTTCGAGCGCCAGCTCAATACCCGCCGCGAACGGCTGATCCGCCTGGAAACCCGCCTCGCCGGGCAACACCCGGGACGCCAATTGGCGATGCTGCGCCAGCGCCTCGACAGCCTCGCCGAACGCCTGCCGCGAGCCATGCGCGAAGGCCTGAAAAGCCGTCGCCTGCAATTGCACAGTCAGATGCAGACGCTGCATGTGGTCAGTCCGCTGGCAACCCTCGGCCGTGGTTACAGCATTCTGCTGGATGAGCGCGGGCACGCCATTCGCAACGCCGCGCAGACCCACACCGGCCAGCGCCTGAAGGCCAAACTGGGCGAAGGCGAACTGCAAGTGCGCGTCGAGGACAATCACCTGACGCCTGTCACCCTCTCTTTACTGGACTGA
- a CDS encoding amidohydrolase, producing the protein MRDLSALPDLNLALIQTSLAWHDRQANLEHFDVLLEQARGADLIILPEMFTTGFSMESETLAEAEHGPTSKWMKAQAAKLNAVITGSVIIQAADGSHRNRLLWARPDGEVWHYDKRHLFRMAGEHNHYTPGERQMQFELKGWRIRPLICYDLRFPVWSRDAQDTDLLLYTANWPGARRLHWNRLLPARAIENLCYVAAVNRIGTDGKGFAYTGDSQVLDFQGETLLAAGEADGVFKVVLEAAPLAAYRERFPANLDADTFEFT; encoded by the coding sequence ATGCGTGATCTGAGTGCATTGCCCGATCTCAATCTGGCGCTGATCCAGACCAGCCTGGCTTGGCATGACCGTCAGGCCAACCTCGAGCACTTCGACGTGCTGCTGGAGCAGGCCCGAGGCGCGGATCTGATTATCCTGCCGGAGATGTTCACCACCGGCTTCTCCATGGAATCGGAGACCCTCGCCGAAGCCGAGCACGGCCCGACCAGCAAGTGGATGAAGGCGCAGGCCGCGAAGCTCAATGCGGTGATCACCGGCAGCGTGATCATTCAGGCAGCGGACGGCAGCCATCGCAATCGCCTGCTGTGGGCGCGGCCGGACGGCGAAGTCTGGCATTACGACAAGCGTCACTTGTTCCGCATGGCCGGCGAGCACAACCACTACACCCCCGGCGAGCGTCAGATGCAGTTCGAACTCAAGGGCTGGCGGATTCGGCCGCTGATTTGCTACGACCTGCGTTTCCCGGTGTGGAGTCGCGACGCGCAGGACACCGATCTGCTGCTGTACACCGCCAACTGGCCGGGTGCCCGGCGTCTGCACTGGAACCGCTTGTTGCCGGCGCGGGCGATTGAAAACCTGTGCTACGTGGCCGCGGTGAACCGGATCGGCACCGATGGCAAGGGCTTTGCCTATACCGGTGACAGTCAGGTGCTGGATTTTCAGGGCGAAACGTTGCTGGCGGCGGGGGAGGCGGACGGGGTGTTCAAGGTCGTGCTGGAAGCCGCGCCATTGGCGGCGTATCGCGAGCGCTTTCCGGCGAATCTGGATGCGGATACCTTCGAGTTCACCTGA
- a CDS encoding LysR substrate-binding domain-containing protein, whose product MLSTRQLRYFVEIADSGSFSAAAERLFIAQSALSRQIKDMEVRLQTPLFERTARQPRLTAAGEAFLPRARNLLNELNKASAMATEVGNGQLGTLRLSHSSTVSISGHLLRRISTYLDQQQGVSLDIGKLSSEAQLEELAEGRLDIGLLRLPVLRQREGIQLVPLFTERLLLAVPNDHRLADSPTVKLAQLRDEAFISIPHPQRGGLSYLCADLCMRQGFFPKAARVMSRKTTQLQLIQAGFGIALLPESMQDIAPGGVRFLPLSDPDCQSTVALAHRQNPTPLVQHIIQTFTNPL is encoded by the coding sequence GTGCTTTCAACCCGTCAACTGCGCTACTTCGTGGAAATCGCCGACAGCGGCAGTTTCAGCGCCGCCGCCGAACGCCTGTTCATCGCGCAATCGGCCCTGAGCCGGCAGATCAAGGACATGGAAGTACGTCTGCAAACCCCGCTGTTCGAACGCACCGCACGCCAGCCCCGGCTGACCGCCGCCGGCGAGGCTTTTTTGCCCCGGGCCAGAAACCTGCTCAATGAACTGAACAAAGCCAGCGCGATGGCGACCGAAGTCGGCAACGGACAATTGGGCACGCTGCGTCTGAGTCACTCCAGCACCGTGTCGATCAGCGGGCATTTATTACGTCGGATCAGCACTTATCTCGATCAGCAGCAGGGCGTGTCGCTGGACATCGGCAAGCTTTCCTCCGAGGCGCAGCTTGAGGAACTCGCGGAAGGACGCCTCGACATTGGCCTGTTGCGCCTGCCGGTGCTGCGTCAGCGCGAAGGCATTCAGCTTGTGCCGCTGTTCACCGAGCGCCTGCTGCTGGCGGTGCCGAACGATCATCGATTAGCCGACTCACCCACTGTCAAACTGGCGCAACTGAGAGACGAAGCATTCATCTCGATCCCGCATCCACAGCGCGGCGGCCTCAGCTATCTGTGTGCCGACCTGTGCATGCGCCAGGGCTTTTTCCCCAAAGCAGCGCGGGTGATGTCGCGCAAAACTACGCAGTTGCAGTTGATCCAGGCTGGATTCGGCATCGCCCTGCTGCCCGAATCAATGCAGGACATCGCCCCCGGCGGCGTACGATTTCTACCGCTGAGCGATCCCGATTGCCAAAGCACCGTCGCCCTCGCCCATCGCCAGAATCCCACGCCACTGGTTCAACACATCATCCAGACCTTCACAAATCCCCTGTAG
- a CDS encoding pyridoxal phosphate-dependent aminotransferase has product MITSKLPNVGITIFTQMSQLAAQTGAINLSQGFPDFDGPQSLRDAVGRHIASGHNQYSPMTGLPALREQIAAKIARSYGVKVDADSEVTVTPGATQAIFCAIQAVIHSGDEVIVFDPCYDSYDPATQLAGGRCVHVQLNPNDFSIDFDKLAAALSPRTKMIVINTPHNPSGALISRAELDQLAELIRGRDIYLISDEVYEHLVFDGVPHVSVLAHEELYQRAFVVSSFGKTYHVTGWKTGYVVAPPALTAELRKVHQYVSFCGVTPLQYALADYMAEHPEHVEELPGFYQAKRDLFCDLLAPSRFTFTRVTGTYFQLVDYSQIRPDLNDVEMAIWMTREHGVASIPVSVFYQNPPQGQRLVRLCFAKREETLREAAAKLCVI; this is encoded by the coding sequence ATGATCACCAGTAAGCTGCCGAATGTCGGCATCACTATTTTCACGCAGATGTCTCAGCTCGCGGCGCAGACCGGAGCCATCAACCTGTCCCAGGGTTTTCCTGATTTCGACGGCCCGCAGTCCCTGCGTGACGCGGTCGGTCGGCATATCGCCAGCGGTCATAACCAGTATTCACCGATGACCGGCCTGCCGGCGCTACGCGAGCAGATTGCGGCGAAGATCGCCCGCAGCTATGGCGTGAAAGTCGATGCCGACAGCGAAGTGACCGTGACGCCGGGCGCGACCCAGGCGATCTTCTGTGCGATTCAGGCGGTTATCCACAGCGGCGATGAAGTCATCGTGTTCGACCCGTGCTACGACAGCTATGACCCGGCGACGCAGTTGGCGGGCGGTCGCTGCGTGCATGTGCAGTTGAACCCGAACGATTTCTCCATCGATTTCGACAAGCTCGCCGCGGCCCTGAGCCCGCGCACGAAAATGATCGTCATCAACACCCCGCACAACCCGAGCGGTGCGCTGATCAGCCGTGCCGAACTGGATCAACTGGCGGAATTGATCCGTGGTCGTGACATCTACCTGATCAGCGACGAGGTGTACGAACACCTGGTGTTCGACGGTGTGCCGCATGTCAGCGTGTTGGCTCACGAAGAGCTGTACCAGCGCGCATTTGTGGTCAGCTCGTTCGGCAAGACTTACCACGTGACGGGCTGGAAAACCGGTTACGTGGTTGCACCGCCGGCGCTGACCGCCGAGCTGCGCAAGGTGCACCAGTACGTCAGTTTCTGTGGGGTCACGCCACTGCAATACGCCCTGGCCGATTACATGGCCGAGCACCCGGAACACGTCGAAGAGCTGCCGGGTTTCTATCAGGCCAAGCGTGACCTGTTCTGCGATCTGCTGGCGCCGTCGCGCTTTACCTTCACCCGCGTCACCGGCACGTATTTCCAGTTGGTCGACTACTCGCAGATTCGCCCTGACCTGAATGACGTCGAAATGGCGATCTGGATGACCCGCGAACACGGCGTGGCGAGCATCCCGGTGTCGGTGTTCTACCAGAATCCACCGCAAGGCCAGCGTCTGGTGCGCCTGTGCTTTGCCAAACGCGAGGAGACGCTGCGTGAAGCGGCGGCAAAACTATGCGTGATCTGA
- the leuA gene encoding 2-isopropylmalate synthase, giving the protein MSMLKDPSSKYRAFPVINLPDRTWPSKTIDAAPIWCSSDLRDGNQSLIEPMDAVKKLRFWKTLVQVGVKEIEASFPAASQTDFDFVRTLIEEGHIPDDTTIQVLTQGREDLIERTFESLRGAKKAIVHLYNATSPSFRRIVFNQDKDGIKAIAVNAAKLFVKYAAMQPDTEWTFEYSPETFSATELEFAKEVCDAVIEVWNPTPEHKMILNLPATVECATPNVYADQIEWFGRNINRRDSVIISLHTHNDRGTGVAATELGLMAGADRVEGCLFGNGERTGNVDLVTVALNMYTQGVDPELDFSDIDGVRKVVEECNQIQVHPRHPYVGDLVHTAFSGSHQDAIRKGFAQQKPDTLWEVPYLPIDPADIGRSYEAVIRVNSQSGKGGIAYLLEQEYGISLPRRMQIEFSQVVQRETDRLGLEMTAKQIHSLLISEYLQANTPYALVSHRLQEENGNSAVEVEVASKGQGETNLHWRGKGNGALEALVAGLPIPVEIMDYNEHAIGAGTNAKAAAYIELRVNGERAVHGVGIDENITTASFKALFSALNRSLSQPEAKAA; this is encoded by the coding sequence ATGAGCATGCTCAAAGACCCGTCTTCGAAATACCGCGCGTTCCCCGTCATCAACTTGCCGGATCGCACCTGGCCGTCGAAAACCATCGACGCCGCGCCGATCTGGTGCAGTTCCGACCTGCGTGACGGCAACCAGTCGCTGATCGAGCCAATGGACGCGGTGAAGAAGCTGCGCTTCTGGAAAACCCTCGTTCAGGTGGGTGTGAAGGAAATCGAAGCCTCATTCCCGGCCGCTTCGCAGACCGACTTCGACTTCGTGCGTACCCTGATCGAAGAAGGCCACATCCCGGACGACACCACCATTCAGGTGCTGACCCAGGGCCGTGAAGACCTGATCGAGCGGACTTTCGAATCCCTGCGCGGGGCGAAGAAAGCCATCGTTCACCTGTACAACGCCACCTCGCCTTCCTTCCGTCGTATCGTCTTCAATCAGGACAAGGACGGCATCAAGGCCATCGCAGTGAACGCCGCCAAGCTGTTCGTCAAATACGCGGCGATGCAGCCGGACACCGAGTGGACGTTCGAATACTCGCCGGAAACCTTCAGCGCCACCGAATTGGAATTTGCCAAGGAAGTCTGTGACGCAGTGATCGAGGTCTGGAACCCGACGCCCGAGCACAAGATGATCCTCAACCTGCCAGCCACCGTTGAATGCGCGACGCCGAACGTCTACGCCGACCAGATTGAATGGTTCGGCCGCAACATCAACCGCCGTGACAGCGTGATCATCAGCCTGCACACCCACAACGACCGTGGCACCGGCGTCGCCGCCACCGAGCTGGGCCTGATGGCCGGCGCGGATCGCGTCGAAGGCTGCCTGTTCGGCAACGGCGAGCGTACCGGTAACGTCGACCTCGTCACCGTCGCCCTGAACATGTACACCCAGGGCGTTGACCCTGAGCTGGACTTCTCCGACATCGACGGCGTGCGCAAAGTCGTCGAAGAGTGCAACCAGATCCAGGTGCACCCGCGTCACCCGTACGTCGGCGACCTGGTTCACACCGCATTCTCCGGCTCGCACCAGGACGCGATCCGCAAGGGCTTCGCCCAGCAGAAACCGGATACCCTGTGGGAAGTGCCGTACCTGCCGATCGACCCGGCCGACATCGGTCGCAGCTACGAGGCGGTGATTCGTGTGAACAGCCAGTCGGGCAAGGGCGGTATCGCTTACCTGCTGGAGCAGGAATACGGCATCAGCCTGCCGCGTCGCATGCAGATCGAGTTCAGCCAGGTGGTACAGCGTGAAACCGATCGCCTCGGTCTGGAGATGACCGCCAAGCAGATTCACTCGCTGTTGATCAGCGAATACCTGCAAGCCAACACCCCGTACGCGCTGGTCAGCCATCGCCTGCAGGAAGAGAATGGCAACAGCGCCGTCGAAGTGGAGGTGGCGAGCAAGGGTCAGGGCGAAACCAACCTGCACTGGCGCGGCAAGGGCAACGGTGCGCTGGAAGCACTGGTGGCCGGTCTGCCGATTCCGGTGGAGATCATGGACTACAACGAACACGCGATCGGCGCGGGCACCAACGCCAAGGCAGCCGCGTACATCGAGCTGCGCGTGAATGGCGAGCGTGCGGTGCACGGCGTGGGTATCGATGAAAACATCACCACCGCCAGCTTCAAGGCGCTGTTCAGTGCGCTGAACCGCTCGTTGAGCCAGCCTGAGGCGAAAGCGGCTTAA